A single genomic interval of Alcaligenes sp. SDU_A2 harbors:
- a CDS encoding phospholipase A produces MQKKTPHKNLLLLAAPLMLSGAIINTAQAGVNYQLRQVHAGPGETVNIDALVFNDTGSLMSWTAPQNLVLQWRDHQGNVVRSLAELETRDPQASIPVNNFTAYSWRAVVPNGIKGLQAVNIEGERVMLALDANSQGNSPITSSPAIAAVVNAGASGDPSAPDPALPAAQVAAAGAAAQGPAINSGYGLQPASSSFDSFRNAISAHDPTYFIAGNKGGSNARFQLSFKYRLHSPTDPSNPGFFDHFYIGYTQTALWDLHSDSKPFVDTTYNPSLFWRKDAIWESEHKRMFLGLATGYEHASNGKSGDDSRSMNDVFIQPEFNYRFDHGATLTFAPRVKHYVFMGENADWKHYRGRVDWRLRYAQDNGLVLSGMYNQASQGRNTKEVSIAWPLKRTPLNMNGYLYGQYFSGYAQTLLGYRERSSSQFRIGLALVP; encoded by the coding sequence ATGCAGAAGAAGACCCCACACAAGAACCTGCTTTTGCTGGCGGCACCGCTTATGCTGTCCGGCGCAATCATCAATACCGCCCAGGCCGGCGTCAACTATCAACTGCGGCAAGTCCATGCCGGCCCCGGAGAGACCGTCAATATCGATGCCCTGGTCTTTAACGACACAGGCAGCCTTATGAGCTGGACCGCACCGCAAAACCTGGTTTTGCAATGGCGCGACCACCAAGGCAATGTGGTGCGCAGCCTGGCCGAGCTGGAGACACGCGACCCCCAGGCGTCGATTCCGGTCAATAACTTTACAGCCTACAGCTGGCGCGCGGTGGTGCCCAACGGCATAAAAGGTCTGCAAGCCGTCAACATCGAAGGCGAACGCGTCATGCTGGCGCTGGACGCGAACTCTCAGGGCAACAGCCCCATCACGTCCAGCCCGGCCATTGCCGCCGTGGTCAACGCGGGAGCCAGCGGCGATCCGTCCGCCCCCGATCCAGCCTTGCCGGCTGCCCAAGTCGCCGCCGCCGGTGCCGCCGCGCAAGGACCGGCCATCAACAGCGGCTACGGACTGCAGCCTGCCAGCTCCAGTTTCGACAGCTTTCGCAATGCCATCTCCGCCCATGACCCGACCTACTTCATCGCCGGCAACAAAGGTGGAAGCAATGCACGCTTTCAGCTCAGCTTCAAATACCGTCTGCATTCGCCAACAGACCCAAGCAACCCGGGCTTTTTCGATCACTTCTACATAGGCTATACGCAGACGGCGCTCTGGGACCTGCATTCGGACTCCAAACCCTTTGTCGACACCACCTACAACCCCAGCCTGTTCTGGCGCAAAGACGCCATCTGGGAGTCCGAGCACAAACGCATGTTCCTGGGACTGGCCACCGGGTACGAACACGCCTCCAACGGCAAGTCGGGCGACGACTCGCGGTCCATGAACGACGTATTCATCCAGCCGGAGTTCAACTATCGCTTTGACCACGGTGCCACGCTGACCTTTGCGCCGCGCGTCAAACACTATGTCTTTATGGGCGAGAACGCCGACTGGAAGCACTACCGTGGCCGGGTGGACTGGCGTCTGCGCTATGCCCAGGACAACGGCCTGGTACTGTCGGGTATGTACAACCAGGCGTCTCAAGGTCGGAACACAAAAGAAGTTTCCATTGCCTGGCCGCTCAAGCGCACGCCATTGAATATGAATGGCTATCTGTATGGTCAGTATTTCTCGGGCTACGCTCAAACCCTGCTGGGCTACCGCGAACGCAGCTCTTCGCAATTTCGCATCGGCTTGGCGCTGGTCCCCTAA
- a CDS encoding sensor histidine kinase translates to MSPGRSYTVLGSLRSRLLLGTLAWIVVSIILAGLGLNRLFQDHVYRQFEQRLQTHLDQIMADINLEGADALSLQSRLSDPLFEQPYSGLYWQIARRSADTQAWVVALRSTSLWDEALDVNAVGKAHGAFALTGPGRQPLIVLRQELDELNDSGLSLQIMVAGNRQLLAEPLARFERILFLSLGGLALGLILAAVLQLVLALYPLRLLRRRLLDVQQGRQPEIDGRFPSEIQPLVDDFNAVLNANARMVERARAQAGNLAHAVKTPLSIMGNAAAAADPHLAELVVEQVALAQRQVDHHLSKARASAVRAIGLRTDVRVSLQTLCRVMGRLHTDKRIDLDLPDQEVIFKGEEQDLQEMAGNLLDNACKWAAGHVWCRVSQEDGMLRIVVEDDGPGLSADQLERVFGRGQRADERHPGFGLGLDIVRELAQSYHGQVQAGPSDKGGLRLDLTLAA, encoded by the coding sequence ATGAGTCCAGGCCGCAGCTACACTGTCCTTGGTTCCTTGCGCAGCCGTTTGTTGCTGGGCACCTTGGCCTGGATCGTGGTCAGTATCATTTTGGCCGGACTGGGGTTGAACCGCCTGTTCCAGGACCATGTCTATCGCCAGTTCGAGCAGCGGCTGCAAACGCACCTGGATCAGATCATGGCCGATATCAATCTGGAAGGCGCAGATGCGCTGTCGCTGCAGTCCCGCCTGAGCGATCCTTTGTTCGAGCAGCCGTACTCGGGACTGTATTGGCAAATTGCGCGGCGTAGCGCCGACACCCAGGCCTGGGTAGTTGCGCTGCGCTCGACCTCGCTGTGGGATGAGGCGCTGGACGTAAATGCAGTGGGCAAAGCGCATGGTGCGTTCGCCTTGACTGGCCCAGGGCGGCAGCCTTTGATTGTGCTGCGTCAGGAGCTGGACGAGCTGAATGACTCGGGCCTGAGTCTGCAAATCATGGTTGCCGGTAATCGTCAATTATTGGCTGAGCCTTTGGCGCGTTTCGAGCGGATTTTGTTTCTGTCCTTGGGCGGGCTGGCGCTGGGCCTGATTTTGGCGGCGGTGTTGCAGCTTGTCTTGGCGTTGTATCCCTTGCGTTTGCTGCGCCGGCGGCTGCTGGATGTGCAGCAAGGGCGGCAGCCGGAGATCGATGGACGATTTCCCTCGGAGATTCAGCCTTTGGTCGATGACTTCAATGCCGTTCTGAATGCCAATGCCCGCATGGTCGAGCGCGCCCGGGCGCAGGCCGGCAATCTGGCTCATGCGGTCAAGACGCCCTTGAGCATCATGGGCAATGCGGCGGCGGCGGCCGATCCGCATCTGGCCGAACTGGTGGTCGAGCAGGTGGCGTTGGCGCAGCGGCAGGTCGATCATCATTTGTCCAAGGCCAGGGCAAGCGCCGTACGAGCCATCGGTTTGCGTACTGATGTGCGGGTCAGCTTGCAGACCTTATGTCGGGTGATGGGCCGCCTGCATACGGACAAGAGGATTGATCTGGATTTGCCCGATCAGGAAGTGATTTTTAAGGGCGAGGAGCAAGATCTTCAGGAAATGGCCGGCAACCTGCTTGATAATGCCTGCAAGTGGGCGGCGGGCCATGTATGGTGCCGTGTCAGCCAGGAAGACGGCATGTTGCGCATCGTGGTCGAGGACGATGGGCCGGGCCTGAGCGCCGATCAGCTGGAGCGGGTGTTTGGCCGGGGCCAGCGTGCCGATGAACGTCACCCCGGTTTTGGTTTGGGGTTGGACATTGTGCGCGAACTGGCCCAAAGCTATCATGGTCAGGTACAGGCCGGGCCTTCGGATAAGGGTGGCCTGCGTTTGGATCTGACCCTGGCGGCTTGA
- a CDS encoding response regulator transcription factor — protein sequence MRILVIEDETTLAAQLQQALERAGYVVQVTHDGREGHYLGEVESFDAVVLDLGLPGMDGVSILRRWRAAGVAMPVLILTARNDWHDKVEGMDAGADDYVAKPFHMEEVLARMRALLRRAAGQAHPRLQLGGLELDPRASTVSCDGIGLVLTSHEYRLLAFMMHHPGQVLSRTQLTEHIYAQDFERDSNTIEVFIVRLRKKLPPGYIETVRGMGYRLVDPAA from the coding sequence ATGCGGATTTTGGTCATCGAAGATGAAACGACGCTGGCCGCACAACTGCAGCAGGCACTGGAGCGGGCTGGATATGTCGTGCAGGTGACGCACGACGGGCGCGAAGGCCACTACTTGGGCGAAGTCGAGTCATTCGATGCTGTCGTGTTGGATCTGGGCTTGCCCGGTATGGATGGGGTGTCCATTTTGCGGCGCTGGCGCGCAGCCGGCGTTGCGATGCCGGTGCTGATCCTGACCGCGCGCAACGACTGGCACGACAAGGTGGAAGGCATGGATGCGGGGGCGGACGATTATGTCGCCAAACCGTTTCACATGGAAGAGGTGCTGGCTCGTATGCGGGCTTTGCTGCGCCGTGCGGCAGGGCAGGCACACCCCCGGCTGCAATTGGGGGGGCTGGAGCTGGACCCGCGTGCCTCGACGGTCAGTTGCGATGGCATCGGTCTGGTATTGACCAGCCACGAATATCGCTTGCTTGCGTTCATGATGCATCATCCGGGGCAGGTCTTGTCGCGTACTCAACTGACCGAGCATATTTATGCCCAGGACTTCGAGCGCGACTCGAACACCATCGAGGTGTTTATTGTGCGACTGCGCAAAAAACTGCCGCCCGGCTATATCGAGACCGTGCGCGGCATGGGTTATCGTCTGGTGGACCCGGCAGCATGA
- a CDS encoding LTA synthase family protein: MRHLIYLFVPLAFILLTAFRLAFAFWKWPRVRQAGGLGPILLGGLRIDALMIAALCAPVALLAPWVGHYETATLLTAVWFTFAWFLLSLLEVSTPQFIIEYDTRPNRLYVDYLKHPQEVMGMLWKGYKLMIAVALLGLALIVWSGWSLFGHTTPDPAMNLWLRPVWMLVAAALCTLAIRGTLAHRPINPSTVAWCGDSMVNTLPLNSLYNVAYAIYSMKNERSAQDLYGHMDPQRMNEIVRTAAQLPPGPENLPTLHRQQASQTRTRKPNLVLIVEESLGAQYVGNLGGADLTPELDQLAQTGWNFRRAYATGTRSVRGLEAVSAGFPPTVADAVLRLPGSQSRFFTLAQLLKEQGYRSRFIYGGEAHFDNMKSFFLGNGFDELHEQSSFEAPQFVGTWGASDEDMFNKLHTLLSQDGEQPTLTLAFSVSNHSPWEYPAGRIQVQGDPATVENTVRYADWAIGDFFRKARNAEYWDNTVFLVVADHDSRVGGASLVPLKHFHIPALILGGGVPQRQDERIISQIDLAPTLLSLMGIDSEHPMIGRDLTRQDSDRAMMQYYENYGYLKGDILTVLTPHQEPGQYRFTAPDQYTPIAQPDPELAQEALAHVLWPSWVYHEHAYTLPHLQTRQAGSESARTS, from the coding sequence ATGCGCCACCTTATCTATCTGTTTGTTCCCCTGGCTTTCATCCTGCTGACCGCCTTCAGGCTGGCCTTCGCATTCTGGAAATGGCCTCGGGTGCGCCAAGCCGGCGGCCTGGGCCCCATTCTTTTAGGTGGGCTGCGCATCGATGCCCTGATGATCGCAGCCCTTTGTGCACCGGTCGCCCTGCTGGCCCCCTGGGTCGGGCACTACGAAACCGCCACGCTGTTGACGGCGGTGTGGTTCACATTCGCCTGGTTCTTGCTGAGCCTGCTGGAAGTCTCCACCCCGCAGTTCATCATTGAATACGACACCCGCCCCAACCGCCTTTATGTGGACTACCTGAAGCATCCCCAGGAGGTCATGGGCATGCTCTGGAAAGGCTACAAGCTCATGATTGCCGTGGCGCTGCTTGGGCTGGCGCTGATCGTCTGGTCAGGATGGAGCCTGTTCGGCCACACCACCCCCGACCCCGCCATGAATCTGTGGCTGCGTCCGGTCTGGATGCTGGTCGCCGCCGCGCTGTGTACCCTGGCCATACGCGGCACCCTGGCGCACCGTCCCATCAATCCGTCCACCGTAGCCTGGTGCGGAGACAGCATGGTCAACACCCTGCCCCTGAACTCGCTGTACAACGTGGCCTACGCCATCTACAGCATGAAAAATGAGCGTTCGGCACAGGATCTTTACGGCCATATGGACCCGCAGCGCATGAACGAGATCGTGCGAACCGCTGCGCAATTGCCCCCCGGCCCGGAGAATCTGCCCACCCTGCACCGCCAGCAGGCCAGCCAGACCCGCACGCGCAAACCTAATCTGGTGCTGATCGTGGAAGAAAGCCTGGGGGCGCAATATGTCGGCAACCTGGGCGGTGCCGACCTGACGCCGGAACTGGATCAACTGGCGCAAACAGGCTGGAACTTTCGCCGCGCCTACGCTACCGGCACCCGTTCCGTGCGCGGCCTGGAAGCCGTCAGCGCGGGCTTTCCGCCCACGGTAGCCGATGCCGTGCTGCGCCTGCCAGGCTCGCAAAGCCGCTTTTTTACCCTGGCCCAATTGCTCAAGGAACAGGGCTACCGCTCACGCTTCATTTATGGCGGCGAAGCCCACTTCGACAATATGAAGAGCTTTTTCCTGGGTAACGGCTTTGACGAACTGCACGAGCAGTCCAGCTTTGAGGCACCGCAATTTGTCGGCACCTGGGGAGCCAGCGATGAAGACATGTTCAACAAGCTGCACACACTGCTGAGCCAGGATGGCGAACAGCCCACCCTGACTCTGGCTTTTTCGGTCAGCAACCATTCCCCCTGGGAATACCCGGCCGGCCGCATCCAGGTTCAGGGCGATCCAGCCACCGTGGAAAACACCGTACGCTATGCGGACTGGGCCATCGGCGACTTCTTTCGCAAAGCCCGCAATGCCGAATACTGGGACAATACCGTCTTTCTGGTCGTGGCCGATCACGATTCGCGCGTAGGTGGAGCCAGCCTGGTGCCGCTAAAGCATTTTCATATTCCCGCCCTGATACTGGGCGGGGGCGTACCCCAGCGCCAGGACGAACGCATCATCAGCCAGATCGACCTGGCCCCAACCCTGCTCTCGCTGATGGGCATAGACAGCGAACACCCCATGATAGGACGTGACCTGACGCGCCAGGACAGCGATCGGGCCATGATGCAGTATTACGAAAACTATGGTTATCTTAAAGGCGACATACTGACGGTACTGACCCCGCACCAGGAACCGGGGCAATACCGATTCACCGCCCCCGACCAATACACGCCCATCGCACAACCCGACCCGGAACTGGCCCAGGAAGCACTGGCCCATGTGCTCTGGCCAAGCTGGGTCTACCACGAACACGCCTATACGCTGCCGCATCTGCAGACACGCCAGGCTGGCAGCGAGTCCGCCCGCACATCTTGA
- a CDS encoding transporter substrate-binding domain-containing protein has product MTEKQAVAAELAPAGVLRVAINYGNPVLAQRGELEQTPRGVSADLAHSVAQELGLSVQFHSYDSAQMVVDGVYKDEWDLAFLAIDPKRAEKILFTQAYVHIEGTYLVRSDSDYQSVEQLDRRGVCIAVGKGAAYDLFLSRALKQADLVRAPTSAAAIDLFVEQELDAAAGVRQPLERYARSRDRLRVLPDSFTVIRQAMAVPAGRTLAHAWMQEFIARQKNQGMVAQFLADSGQSNVSVPQ; this is encoded by the coding sequence ATGACAGAAAAGCAGGCTGTGGCCGCAGAGCTGGCCCCCGCAGGTGTATTGCGCGTGGCGATCAATTACGGCAATCCGGTACTGGCGCAGCGCGGCGAACTGGAGCAGACGCCACGCGGGGTGTCCGCAGATCTGGCGCACAGCGTAGCCCAGGAGCTGGGCTTGAGTGTGCAGTTTCATTCTTACGATTCCGCCCAGATGGTTGTGGATGGTGTTTACAAAGACGAGTGGGATCTGGCTTTTCTGGCCATCGATCCCAAGCGGGCTGAAAAGATTTTGTTCACGCAGGCCTATGTGCACATTGAGGGGACGTATCTGGTGCGCTCCGATTCGGACTACCAGAGCGTGGAGCAGTTGGATCGGCGCGGTGTCTGCATTGCGGTCGGCAAGGGTGCGGCGTACGACCTGTTCTTGAGTCGTGCGCTCAAGCAGGCCGATCTGGTGCGCGCTCCCACATCGGCAGCGGCGATAGATCTGTTTGTGGAACAGGAGCTGGATGCGGCGGCGGGGGTGCGTCAGCCTTTGGAGCGCTATGCGCGTTCGCGCGATCGATTGCGGGTTTTGCCGGACAGCTTTACGGTGATCCGCCAAGCGATGGCGGTGCCGGCGGGCCGTACATTGGCCCATGCCTGGATGCAGGAATTTATTGCACGACAAAAAAACCAAGGCATGGTGGCACAGTTTCTGGCCGATAGCGGTCAGTCCAATGTTAGTGTGCCGCAATAG
- a CDS encoding LysR family transcriptional regulator, which translates to MKHEVTLRQFRYFIAAAVSGQFSAAAEAENVSQSAISNAVQSLERRLNLPLFERLPHGVALTPQGQVFFHHAHHVLDAVNDALNHSDLKRQNIQGRIHVAAGYTVLGYFLPDLISRFKHSYPNIDIELVDMERPEMEQALQNREIDLGVALLSNIECLDHYGHHRLATSRRRLWVSDQHALAREPSVTLEQINEQPFILLTVDDADVAAARHARSGGFPARVAMRTRSLEAVRGLIAYGFGVSILSDMVYRPWSLEGKRIHAISISDPVEPLEVGLLWPLGREPVGLVALFQRFLIQACEQDMARAGLAGRRGGGLL; encoded by the coding sequence ATGAAACACGAAGTGACCTTGCGACAGTTCCGCTATTTCATCGCCGCTGCCGTCAGCGGGCAGTTCTCGGCGGCCGCCGAGGCAGAAAATGTATCCCAGTCCGCCATCAGCAATGCGGTGCAGAGTCTGGAGCGGCGCTTGAATCTGCCCTTGTTCGAGCGCCTGCCGCATGGTGTTGCCTTGACGCCGCAAGGTCAGGTGTTTTTTCATCACGCCCACCATGTGCTGGACGCGGTCAACGACGCGCTTAATCACTCGGACCTGAAGCGGCAAAATATCCAGGGTCGCATCCATGTGGCCGCCGGTTACACCGTGCTGGGTTATTTCCTGCCCGATCTGATCAGCCGTTTCAAGCACAGCTACCCCAACATCGATATCGAACTGGTCGACATGGAGCGCCCCGAGATGGAACAGGCGCTGCAGAACCGTGAGATCGATCTGGGTGTGGCCTTATTGTCCAATATCGAGTGTCTGGATCATTATGGGCATCACCGCCTGGCCACGTCGCGGCGTCGGCTGTGGGTGTCGGACCAGCATGCCTTGGCGCGCGAACCCAGCGTGACGCTGGAACAGATCAATGAGCAGCCTTTTATTTTGTTGACGGTGGACGATGCCGATGTCGCCGCTGCCCGCCATGCCCGGTCCGGCGGATTCCCGGCGCGCGTGGCCATGCGCACGCGTTCGCTGGAGGCGGTGCGCGGCCTGATTGCTTATGGCTTCGGGGTCAGCATTCTGTCGGATATGGTCTACAGGCCTTGGTCGCTGGAGGGCAAGCGCATTCATGCCATCAGCATCAGCGATCCGGTGGAGCCTTTGGAAGTGGGGCTGCTTTGGCCTTTGGGGCGCGAACCGGTGGGGCTGGTGGCCTTGTTTCAGCGCTTTCTGATCCAGGCCTGTGAGCAGGATATGGCGCGCGCCGGCCTGGCGGGCCGGCGCGGCGGGGGACTGCTTTAG
- a CDS encoding indolepyruvate ferredoxin oxidoreductase family protein, translating to MNAPLNKPHKVMLESVSLDDKYTVEQGRAYMSGTQALVRLPMLQKERDRRAGLNTAGFISGYRGSPLGGVDLALWQADKHLKEHDIVFKPGLNEDLAATAVWGSQQTNLYDQARFDGVFGMWYGKGPGVDRSIDVLKHANSAGSSRHGGVLVLAGDDHGAKSSTVAHQSEHVFAAAGIPVLYPANVQEYLDFGQHGWAISRFSGLWVALKCVTEVVESNASVDLDPERVQIVLPDIEDMPADGLNIRWPDPPLVQEARMMNHKWYAALAYVRANKLNRIEIDSPQARFGIMTAGKAYLDTRQALADLGLSDALCAELGIRLFKVGCIWPLDAQDARQFATGLSEILVIEEKRQVMEYALKEELYNWRDDVRPKIYGKFDETEHGGGEWSTPRSPWLLPAQGELSPAMIARAIARRLTTMELPDPLRARIQARLAILDAKDREARVPRVTAERKPWFCSGCPHNTSTRVPEGSRAMAGIGCHYMTIWMDRSTSTFSHMGGEGVAWIGQQPFTNEKHVFANLGDGTYFHSGILAIRASIAANSNITYKILYNDAVAMTGGQPVDGILKVTDVIAQVHAEGAKKIVVVTDEPEKFKGVSLAGNPPVYHRDELDRVQRELRDVPGTTVLVYDQTCATEKRRRRKKGTYPDPALRAFINDTVCEGCGDCSVKSNCLSVEPLETPLGTKRTINQSSCNKDFSCVNGFCPSFVTLKGAQLRKPQAKGHSLESFNLADLPLPTLPDLDKTYGILIAGIGGTGVVTVGGLLGMAAHLENKGVTVLDMAGLAQKGGAVLSHVQIARQPDLLHATRVPTGEASLLIGSDALVSASTDVLSRVSRDHTRAIVNTAASPTSDLIGNAHWKFPLKTACTDIENAIGSHTRYLDANALAVHLMGDALYANPILLGYAFQRGWIPLHMNSLLRAIELNGVAVHANRQAFQWGRLAAAHGVQALMEDAESTAPALTFPESVQSLIKRMETLLSEYQNPGWARRYREAISPLLERETELGQDKNLPLTRIAATQLARLMSYKDEYEVARLYTDPAFLDKLRAQFAGEPGTDYQIQYHLAPPILGRKNSQGQPVKSQFGPSTMTLFRFLARLKGLRGTPLDVFGYSQERRHERQGIEDYLADLAEAGSHLTIDNLDIAQRWLGYPELIRGYGHVKENGRLKAYALREQQRSQFRARTEPHQHVA from the coding sequence ATGAATGCCCCACTCAACAAGCCCCACAAGGTCATGTTGGAATCCGTGTCGCTGGACGACAAATACACTGTCGAACAAGGACGCGCCTATATGAGCGGCACCCAGGCGCTGGTGCGCCTGCCCATGCTGCAAAAAGAACGCGACCGGCGCGCCGGTCTGAATACCGCCGGCTTTATATCCGGTTACCGCGGCTCGCCCCTGGGCGGCGTGGATCTGGCCTTGTGGCAAGCGGATAAACACCTGAAAGAACACGATATCGTGTTCAAACCCGGCCTGAACGAAGATCTGGCCGCCACCGCAGTCTGGGGCAGCCAGCAAACCAATCTGTACGACCAGGCCCGATTCGATGGTGTCTTTGGCATGTGGTATGGCAAAGGGCCGGGCGTGGATCGCTCCATCGATGTGCTCAAGCATGCCAATTCGGCCGGCAGTTCGCGCCACGGCGGCGTGCTGGTGCTGGCCGGCGACGATCACGGTGCCAAGTCCTCCACAGTGGCGCACCAATCGGAACACGTTTTTGCCGCCGCCGGCATTCCCGTCCTGTATCCGGCCAATGTGCAGGAATACCTGGATTTCGGACAACATGGCTGGGCCATAAGCCGTTTTTCGGGCCTGTGGGTGGCGCTCAAATGCGTGACCGAGGTCGTGGAATCCAACGCTTCTGTCGATCTGGACCCGGAACGGGTACAGATTGTGCTGCCCGACATCGAGGACATGCCCGCCGATGGCCTGAACATACGCTGGCCGGACCCACCGCTGGTTCAGGAAGCGCGCATGATGAACCATAAATGGTATGCCGCCCTGGCCTATGTGCGCGCCAACAAACTGAATCGCATCGAAATCGATTCGCCCCAGGCGCGCTTTGGCATCATGACGGCCGGCAAAGCCTATCTGGATACCCGCCAGGCCCTGGCAGACCTGGGCTTGTCCGATGCGCTGTGCGCCGAACTGGGCATACGCCTGTTCAAAGTGGGCTGTATCTGGCCGTTGGATGCTCAGGATGCGCGCCAGTTCGCCACTGGCCTGTCGGAAATTCTCGTCATCGAAGAAAAACGTCAGGTCATGGAATATGCCCTGAAAGAAGAGCTGTATAACTGGCGCGACGACGTGCGCCCCAAAATCTACGGCAAGTTCGACGAAACTGAACACGGCGGCGGCGAATGGTCCACGCCTCGTTCGCCGTGGCTGCTGCCTGCCCAAGGCGAGCTGTCGCCCGCCATGATCGCACGCGCCATTGCCCGACGTCTGACCACGATGGAGCTGCCCGACCCATTGCGCGCCCGCATCCAGGCCCGCCTGGCCATTCTGGACGCCAAAGACCGCGAGGCCCGCGTGCCGCGCGTGACCGCCGAGCGCAAGCCCTGGTTCTGTTCCGGCTGTCCGCACAATACGTCCACGCGTGTGCCGGAAGGCTCGCGCGCCATGGCTGGCATCGGCTGCCACTACATGACCATCTGGATGGACCGCAGCACCTCCACCTTCAGTCATATGGGCGGAGAAGGCGTGGCCTGGATAGGCCAACAGCCTTTTACCAACGAAAAACACGTATTTGCCAATCTGGGCGACGGCACCTACTTTCACTCGGGCATTCTGGCGATCCGCGCCTCCATTGCCGCCAACTCGAACATCACTTACAAAATTCTGTACAACGATGCGGTGGCCATGACAGGCGGCCAGCCGGTGGACGGCATCCTGAAAGTCACGGACGTGATCGCTCAGGTGCATGCCGAAGGTGCCAAGAAGATCGTGGTGGTCACCGACGAACCGGAAAAATTCAAAGGGGTCAGTCTGGCGGGCAATCCGCCTGTCTACCATCGCGACGAACTGGATCGGGTGCAGCGCGAACTGCGCGATGTTCCCGGCACAACCGTGCTGGTCTATGACCAGACCTGTGCCACCGAAAAACGCCGTCGCCGCAAGAAAGGGACGTACCCGGACCCAGCCCTGCGCGCCTTTATCAACGACACCGTCTGCGAAGGCTGCGGGGACTGTTCGGTCAAGTCCAACTGCCTGTCGGTCGAACCGCTAGAGACCCCGCTGGGCACCAAGCGCACTATCAATCAGTCGTCGTGCAATAAAGATTTTTCCTGTGTGAACGGGTTCTGCCCCAGCTTTGTCACCCTGAAAGGTGCACAGCTACGCAAGCCGCAAGCCAAAGGCCATTCGCTGGAATCGTTCAATCTGGCTGATTTGCCTCTGCCTACCCTGCCCGATCTGGATAAAACCTACGGCATCCTGATCGCCGGCATAGGCGGCACCGGCGTGGTCACGGTAGGCGGCCTGCTGGGCATGGCAGCCCACCTGGAAAACAAGGGCGTCACCGTGCTGGACATGGCCGGTCTGGCTCAGAAAGGCGGTGCCGTGCTCAGCCATGTGCAGATCGCCCGCCAACCCGATCTGTTGCACGCCACCCGCGTCCCGACAGGCGAGGCTTCCTTGCTGATCGGCAGCGATGCGCTGGTCAGCGCCTCCACCGATGTGCTTAGCCGGGTCAGTCGCGACCACACCCGTGCCATCGTCAACACCGCCGCCAGCCCAACATCCGATCTGATCGGCAATGCGCACTGGAAATTCCCGCTCAAAACGGCCTGTACCGACATCGAAAATGCGATTGGCAGCCACACCCGCTATCTGGATGCCAATGCCCTGGCCGTACACCTGATGGGCGATGCGCTCTATGCCAACCCGATCTTGCTGGGCTACGCATTTCAGCGCGGCTGGATTCCCCTGCACATGAACAGCCTGCTGCGTGCCATCGAACTCAATGGCGTTGCCGTGCACGCCAATCGTCAGGCCTTCCAATGGGGCCGGCTGGCAGCCGCGCACGGCGTGCAGGCGCTGATGGAGGATGCCGAGTCGACCGCGCCCGCTCTGACCTTTCCTGAAAGCGTGCAATCCCTGATCAAACGCATGGAAACACTGTTGAGCGAATATCAGAACCCTGGATGGGCACGGCGCTATCGGGAAGCGATCAGCCCCTTGCTGGAGCGTGAGACTGAACTGGGACAAGACAAGAACCTTCCGCTGACCCGGATCGCCGCTACTCAACTGGCCCGCCTGATGAGCTACAAGGACGAGTACGAAGTGGCCCGCCTCTATACCGATCCGGCCTTTCTGGACAAGCTGCGCGCCCAGTTTGCGGGGGAACCCGGGACGGACTACCAGATCCAGTATCATCTGGCTCCGCCCATCCTGGGCCGCAAAAACAGCCAGGGCCAACCCGTCAAAAGTCAGTTCGGACCGTCCACGATGACCCTGTTCCGTTTTCTGGCCCGCCTCAAGGGCTTGCGCGGCACACCACTGGATGTATTCGGCTACTCACAGGAACGACGCCACGAACGTCAGGGCATAGAGGACTATCTGGCCGACCTGGCCGAAGCCGGTTCACATCTGACGATCGACAATCTGGACATCGCCCAACGCTGGCTGGGCTATCCCGAGCTGATACGCGGCTATGGCCACGTCAAGGAAAACGGCCGCCTGAAAGCCTATGCGCTGCGCGAACAGCAACGCAGTCAATTCCGCGCACGCACCGAGCCCCATCAGCACGTGGCCTGA
- a CDS encoding DoxX family protein, giving the protein MSRDDLGKLILRAGVGLLLLLHGIAKIRYGIGGIEKLVLANNLPSVVAWGVYLGEVLAPIMMILGYYARAAGLVAALNMLIALLLAHSSQLTSFTGQGIWSLELQGLFLIGCLTVGLIGAGKYSVGGNGGPWN; this is encoded by the coding sequence ATGTCCCGGGATGATCTTGGAAAACTGATTCTGCGCGCGGGCGTTGGCCTGCTGCTTTTGCTGCACGGCATCGCCAAGATCCGCTATGGCATAGGCGGCATAGAAAAACTGGTGCTAGCCAACAACCTGCCGTCCGTCGTGGCCTGGGGCGTTTACCTGGGCGAAGTTCTAGCCCCCATCATGATGATTCTGGGCTACTACGCCCGTGCGGCAGGTCTGGTGGCCGCGCTGAATATGCTTATCGCTTTGCTGCTGGCGCACAGCTCGCAACTGACTTCCTTTACCGGCCAAGGAATCTGGAGCCTGGAACTGCAAGGCCTGTTCCTGATCGGCTGCCTGACCGTGGGCCTGATCGGTGCCGGCAAATACAGCGTGGGCGGCAACGGCGGCCCCTGGAACTGA